The following are encoded in a window of Haliotis asinina isolate JCU_RB_2024 chromosome 14, JCU_Hal_asi_v2, whole genome shotgun sequence genomic DNA:
- the LOC137261821 gene encoding NAD-dependent protein deacetylase sirtuin-3-like isoform X2, with amino-acid sequence MFRRILMATITNSKGKTVIGDKTNATTSTMGKKKAQIRAFNSKSSPIYKTQSDTSLVSGMRNLSLREKNDASPKPPPPRRGFCSGKSTIRNLSDVADVIRNQQVKNVVIVAGAGISTPSGIPDFRTPGTGLYDNLQQYKIPYPEAIFDIDYFHHNPRPFFTLAKELYPSRKYRPNYIHYFARLLHDKGMLLRMYTQNIDGLERLAGIPPSKLVEAHGTFATATCVICNHKYKGDDIKDKIFDDKIPRCKRTACPGIVKPDIVFFGEELPKRFYYYLKDMLQTDMVLVMGTSLEVQPFAGIIDNVRWNIPRILFNRNAVGPFRHNKRGKDIVAEGDLLEVMQKFAGMMNWKPEMADLITECEGEFRISMCSSGTCQSFRIMVTVKHVVC; translated from the exons ATGTTCAGAAGAATTCTAATGGCAACAATAacaaactctaaag GCAAGACTGTGATAGGGGATAAGACCAATGCCACAACTTCCACCATGGGGAAGAAGAAAGCTCAGATCCGTGCCTTCAACTCCAAGAGCAGCCCAATATACAAGACACAGTCTGACACCTCTCTTGTCAGTGGCATGAGAAACCTTAGTCTCAGGGAAAAGAATGACGCCTCACCAAAGCCACCACCCCCAAG aCGTGGATTCTGCAGCGGCAAATCAACAATACGGAACCTTTCTGATGTGGCAGATGTGATACGAAACCAACAGGTAAAAAATGTGGTGATAGTGGCCGGAGCTGGCATCAGTACACCAAGTGGAATACCAGACTTCAG AACCCCAGGAACTGGTCTCTATGACAACCTACAGCAATACAAGATCCCTTACCCAGAGGCCATATTTGACATTGACTACTTCCATCACAACCCTCGACCATTCTTCACACTTGCCAAAGAGCTGTACCCCTCGCGGAAGTACCGCCCCAACTACATCCATTACTTCGCCCGACTCCTGCATGACAAGGGGATGCTACTCCGCATGTATACACAGAACATTGATGGCTTGGAGCGAT tGGCTGGTATTCCACCCAGCAAGCTTGTGGAAGCACACGGAACATTCGCCACGGCAACATGCGTCATCTGCAACCACAAATACAAGGGTGATGACATCAAG GACAAAATATTTGATGACAAGATTCCAAGATGTAAACGAACAGCTTGCCCG GGTATTGTGAAGCCTGATATCGTCTTTTTTGGAGAGGAACTGCCAAAACGCTTCTACTACTATCTCAAGGACATGCTGCAGACTGACATGGTACTTGTGATGGGAACATCACTGGAG GTTCAACCATTTGCTGGTATCATAGACAATGTCAGGTGGAATATACCACGCATCCTGTTTAACAGAAATGCAGTTGGACCATTCCGTCACAACAAACGCGGTAAAGATATTGTGGCTGAAG GGGACCTTCTTGAGGTGATGCAGAAATTTGCTGGGATGATGAACTGGAAGCCTGAGATGGCCGACCTGATTACGGAGTGTGAGGGAGAGTTCAGAATA